A window from Streptomyces sp. NBC_00299 encodes these proteins:
- a CDS encoding class I SAM-dependent DNA methyltransferase, with protein MIDEDGYFGENIAATYDTSAADMFRADVVGPAVDLLAGLAGDGPALELGIGTGRIALPLAGRGVPVHGIDLSRAMVDRLRAKPGGDAVEVTIGDFATTRVAGEFALAYLVFNTIDNLTTQDAQVDCFRNAAAHLRPGGCFVVEVGVPALRRLPPGQSAVPFHISDTQWAFDTYDVATQAMSSNYVTIVDGRAEHWSIPFRYVWPAELDLMARLAGLRLRDRWENWTREPFTSESGKHVSVWEKPAD; from the coding sequence GTGATCGATGAAGACGGCTACTTCGGAGAGAACATCGCGGCCACCTACGACACGTCAGCGGCGGACATGTTCCGCGCCGACGTGGTGGGCCCCGCGGTCGACCTGCTGGCCGGACTCGCCGGCGACGGCCCGGCGCTCGAACTCGGCATCGGCACCGGCCGGATCGCGCTGCCGCTGGCCGGCCGCGGGGTCCCGGTGCACGGCATCGACCTGTCCCGCGCGATGGTGGACAGGCTTCGTGCGAAGCCCGGCGGTGACGCCGTCGAGGTGACGATCGGGGACTTCGCGACGACGCGGGTGGCGGGCGAGTTCGCGCTCGCCTACCTCGTGTTCAACACGATCGACAATCTGACGACCCAGGACGCCCAGGTCGACTGCTTCCGCAACGCGGCCGCCCATCTGCGGCCCGGTGGCTGCTTCGTGGTGGAGGTGGGCGTGCCCGCTCTGCGCCGGCTGCCGCCCGGGCAGAGCGCCGTACCGTTCCACATCAGCGACACCCAGTGGGCGTTCGACACCTACGACGTCGCCACCCAGGCGATGAGCTCCAACTACGTCACCATCGTGGACGGCCGTGCCGAGCACTGGTCCATCCCGTTCCGGTACGTCTGGCCGGCCGAGCTGGACCTGATGGCCCGGCTCGCCGGTCTGCGGCTGCGCGACCGGTGGGAGAACTGGACGCGCGAGCCGTTCACGAGCGAGAGCGGCAAGCACGTGTCGGTGTGGGAGAAGCCGGCCGACTGA
- a CDS encoding RrF2 family transcriptional regulator: MRISARADYAVRAALELAAAGDDTSLKAEAIAAAQGIPHKFLEGILGDLRRGGLVVSQRGGKGGYRLARPADSIPIADVIRVADGPLVSVRGVRPPDLSYIGPAESLLPLWIAVRANVRKILGEVTLAHVAAAKLPDDVLSLADDPDAWTNP; encoded by the coding sequence ATGCGGATCTCGGCGAGGGCGGACTATGCGGTGCGGGCGGCGTTGGAGCTGGCCGCGGCCGGTGACGACACCTCGCTCAAGGCCGAAGCGATCGCGGCGGCCCAGGGCATCCCGCACAAGTTCCTGGAGGGCATCCTCGGGGACCTGCGCCGCGGCGGACTCGTGGTCAGTCAGCGCGGCGGCAAAGGCGGCTACCGGCTCGCCCGCCCGGCCGACTCGATCCCGATCGCGGACGTGATCCGCGTGGCCGACGGCCCCCTGGTCTCGGTGCGCGGCGTACGCCCGCCGGACCTCTCCTACATCGGCCCCGCGGAGTCCCTGCTGCCGCTGTGGATCGCCGTACGCGCGAACGTCCGCAAGATCCTCGGCGAGGTCACTCTGGCCCACGTGGCAGCGGCCAAGCTGCCCGACGACGTCCTGAGCCTCGCGGACGACCCCGATGCGTGGACGAACCCCTGA